From a single Piliocolobus tephrosceles isolate RC106 chromosome 21, ASM277652v3, whole genome shotgun sequence genomic region:
- the LOC111523796 gene encoding zinc finger protein 433-like isoform X2, whose product MFQDSVAFEDVAVNFTQEEWSLLDPSQKNLYREVMQETLRNLASIGEKWKDENIEDQYKNPRKNLRSLLGERVNENTKENHCGEIFSQIPDDTLNKKASPGVTSCESSVSGEVFLGHSSLNRHIRADAVHKPSEYREYGQKPYKCLQRKKAFRCHPSFQTEEKAHTGEKLYDCKECGKTFISRSSIRRHMIMHNGDGPYKCKFCGKACPCLSVYLIHERVHTGEKPYECKQCGKAFSYSTSLQIHERTHTGEKPYECKECGKAFSGLNSFYEHRRTHTGEKPYECKQCGKAFGWFHSFQIHERTHSEEKPDECTKCGKAFKCPSYLCRHEVTHSGKKPYECKQCGKALSYLNFQRHMKMHTRMRPYKCKTCGKAFDFPSSFLRHERTHTGEKTYECKHCGKSFNRSSSFHYHERTHTGEKPYECKQCGKAFVSSTSFRYHERTHTGEKPYECKQCGKAFRSASHLQMHKRTHTQEKPYECKQCGKAFIFYTSFRYHEKTHTGEKPYECKQCGKAFRSASHRQMHERTHTQEKLYECKQCGKAFIFSTSFRYHERTHTGEKPYKCDQCGKAFRSASHLQIHERTHTGEKPYECKQCGKAFISFSSIRYHGRTHIGEKQYECEQCGKAFMSSTAFQYHEKTHTGEKPYECKQCGKAFISSSSLRYHERTHTGEKPYECKQCGKAFRSATQLQMHRKIHTGEKPYECKQCGKAYRSASQLRVHERTHTGEKPYEHKQYGKAFRSAKNLQIQTM is encoded by the exons ATGTTTCAGGACTCGGTGGCTTTCGAGGATGTGGCTGTGAACTTCACCCAGGAGGAATGGTCTTTGCTGGATCCTTCCCAGAAGAATCTCTACAGAGAAGTGATGCAGGAAACCTTGAGGAACCTGGCCTCTATAG gagaaaaatggaaagacgAGAACATTGAAGATCAGTACAAAAATCCCAGGAAAAATCTAAG aagtcttctgggAGAGAGAGtcaatgaaaatacaaaagaaaatcattgtGGAGAAATTTTTAGCCAGATTCCAGATGACACACTGAACAAAAAAGCTTCTCCTGGAGTAACATCATGTGAAAGCAGTGTGAGTGGAGAAGTCTTCCTGGGTCATTCTTCCCTTAATAGGCACATTAGAGCTGACGCTGTACACAAGCCATCTGAGTATCGGGAATATGGACAGAAGCCATATAAGTGTCTACAACGTAAGAAAGCCTTCAGATGTCACCCCTCCTTTCAAACGGAAGAAAAGgctcacactggagaaaaactatatgattgtaaagaatgtggaaaaacctTCATATCCCGTTCAAGCATTCGAAGACACATGATAATGCACAATGGAGATGGACCTTATAAATGTAAGTTTTGTGGGAAAGCCTGCCCTTGTCTCAGCGTATATCTTATACATGAACgagttcatactggagagaaaccatatgaatgtaaacaatgtggtaaAGCCTTTAGTTATTCAACTTCCCTTCAAATACATGaaagaactcacactggagagaagccttatgaatgtaaggaatgtgggaaagcatTCAGTGGTCTCAATTCCTTTTATGAACATAGaagaactcacactggagaaaagccaTATGAATGCAAACAATGTGGAAAAGCCTTCGGATGGTTCCATTCCTTTCAAATACATGAAAGAACTCACAGTGAGGAAAAGCCTGATGAATGTACCAAATGTGGGAAAGCATTCAAGTGTCCCAGTTATCTTTGTAGACATGAAGTGACCCACTCTGGGAAAAAgccctatgaatgtaaacaatgtgggAAAGCATTATCTTATCTTAACTTTCAAAGACACATGAAAATGCACACTAGAATGAGACCTTATAAATGTAAGACATGTGGAAAAGCCTTTGATTTTCCCAGTTCATTTCTAAGACATGaaagaactcacactggagagaaaacTTATGAATGCAAGCACTGTGGTAAATCCTTTAATCGTTCCAGTTCCTTTCACTATCACgaaaggactcacactggagagaaaccctatgaatgcaagcagtgtgggaaagccttcGTTTCTTCTACTTCCTTTCGATATCAtgaaaggactcacactggagagaaaccctatgagtgTAAGcaatgtgggaaggccttcagATCTGCCTCACACCTTCAAATGCACAAAAGGACTCACACTcaagagaaaccctatgaatgtaagcaGTGTGGTAAAGCCTTCATTTTTTACACTTCCTTTCGATATCATGAAaagactcacactggagagaaaccctatgagtgtaagcaatgtgggaaagccttcagatCTGCCTCACACCGTCAAATGCATGAAAGGACTCACACTCAAGAGAAACTCTATGAATGTAAGCAGTGTGGTAAAGCCTTCATTTTTTCCACTTCCTTTCGATACCAtgaaaggactcacactggagagaaaccctataagtGTGAccaatgtgggaaagccttcagatCTGCCTCACACCTTCAAAT ACAtgaaaggactcacactggagagaaaccctatgagtgTAAGcaatgtggaaaagcctttatttctttcagttccATTCGGTACCACGGAAGAACTCACATTGGAGAGAAACAGTATGAGTGTGAGCAATGTGGTAAAGCCTTCATGTCTTCTACTGCATTTCAGTATCATGAAAAGacccacactggagagaaaccctatgaatgtaagcaatgtgggaaagccttcattTCTTCCAGTAGCCTTCGATATCAtgaaaggactcacactggagagaaaccttacgaATGTAAGCAGTGTGGTAAAGCCTTCAGATCTGCCACTCAACTTCAAATGCATAGAAagattcatactggagagaaaccctatgagtgTAAGCAATGTGGGAAAGCCTACAGATCTGCCTCACAACTTCGAGTACAtgaaaggactcacactggagagaaaccctatgaacaTAAGCAATATGGGAAAGCCTTCAGATCTGCTAAGAACCTTCAAATACAGACaatgtaa